A single genomic interval of Sander lucioperca isolate FBNREF2018 chromosome 9, SLUC_FBN_1.2, whole genome shotgun sequence harbors:
- the LOC116042259 gene encoding kelch repeat-containing protein, with protein sequence MEDFGIYAVFGVNCPPQRLLSAEGSCRVSVAVPPSVRQVVLFSSGPWGERICVNAELNDADRFPITIGKLTPYNKCLSWEQWEEETWTDSVTLNVTLEGGNLVKADWSETELLSVKEYTPKDIVAPLAARELNGKRKRERVSEEDRDENKMTTSGQQENVCPNGTVEKTTPVRKATGQTKGGQKLFSSGADAAKVKGTANGAGQVQGIVGRTPPQSAARTKSKQAKTPTQTAPLVSPSGRWGQTLCPIDALTAILIGGQGSRMQFCKDPMWKLCTEDMSWFAAETLAEGPTPEARIGHTAVYDPDSQRIFVFGGSKNKKWFNDVHILDTQSWKWTMVEAQGKVPPLAYHSCSMFRGELFVLGGVFPCPNPEPDGCSDSLYIFDPHLSIWYQPIVTGDKPSPRSGHSACVIQERKIYVFGGWDTPVCYNDMYMLDLGLMEFSAVKTTGKAPSPRSWHGSAVLSDTKFLIHGGYNGNNALNDTFIFDIDTNSWTEVTLPQLSIPRAGHSIITMETDGHRRFSGKDEDVDMDAGSVSRRLLVFGGGDNEGNFYSDLTTVAVEDLLAAI encoded by the exons atgGAAGATTTCGGAATATATGCGGTTTTCGGAGTAAACTGTCCGCCTCAAAGGCTGCtgag TGCTGAAGGTTCGTGTAGGGTGTCTGTTGCAGTTCCCCCGAGTGTCCGCCAGGTGGTGCTGTTCAGCAGCGGGCCGTGGGGGGAGCGGATCTGCGTCAACGCTGAGCTCAACGATGCTGACCGGTTCCCCATCACTATTGGAAAACTGACTCCATATAACAA GTGCCTGTCATGGGAGCAGTGGGAAGAGGAGACCTGGACGGACAGCGTCACGCTGAATGTCACTCTGGAAGGAGGAAACCTG GTAAAAGCAGATTGGTCAGAGACGGAACTCCTGTCTGTAAAGGAATACACACCAAAG GACATTGTGGCTCCCCTCGCAGCCCGGGAGCTCAACggcaagaggaagagagagcgaGTGTCGGAGGAAGACAGGGACGAGAATAAGATGACGACGAGTGGGCAACAGGAGAACGTGTGTCCAAATGGCACCGTGGAGAAGACCACACCTGTGCGAAAGGCCACAGGTCAAACCAAGGGGGGCCAGAAGCTGTTCAGTAGTGGAGCAGATGCAGCAAAGGTGAAGGGAACAG CTAATGGAGCAGGACAGGTGCAGGGGATTGTGGGAAGAACGCCTCCTCAGAGTGCAGCCAGGACAAAGAGTAAGCAGGCCAAGACTCCCACACAGACTG CCCCATTGGTCAGCCCGTCAGGTCGCTGGGGTCAGACTCTGTGTCCCATCGATGCTCTGACAGCTATTCTGATTGGAGGCCAGGGATCCAGGATGCAGTTCTGCAAAGATCCCATGTGGAAGCTCTGCACAG AGGACATGTCGTGGTTTGCAGCGGAGACTCTGGCAGAGGGTCCGACACCCGAGGCCAGGATCGGCCACACAGCCGTCTACGACCCGGACTCACAGCGGATCTTTGTGTTTGGAGGCTCTAAGAACAAGAAGTGGTTCAACGACGTTCACATCCTGGACACACAGAGCTGGAAGTGGACCATGGTGGAg GCTCAAGGCAAGGTCCCTCCTCTGGCCTACCACAGCTGCAGTATGTTTCGGGGCGAGCTGTTTGTGCTGGGAGGAGTGTTTCCGTGTCCAAACCCAGAGCCAGACGGCTGCAGTGACTCGCTGTATATCTTCGATCCCCACCTCTCCATCTGGTACCAGCCTATTGTAACTGGCGACAAGCCATCCCCCCGCTCAGG CCACTCTGCGTGTGTGATACAGGAGAGGAAGATCTATGTATTTGGTGGATGGGACACTCCTGTCTGCTACAATGACATGTACATGTTGGACCTCG GTCTGATGGAGTTTTCTGCTGTGAAAACAACTGGGAAAGCCCCCTCTCCACGAAG ctgGCATGGCAGCGCTGTGCTCTCAGATACAAAGTTCTTGATCCACGGAGGTTACAACGGAAACAACGCTCTCAATGACACCTTCATCTTTGATATAG ACACCAACAGCTGGACGGAGGTGACGCTCCCTCAGCTCTCCATCCCCAGGGCGGGGCACTCCATCATCACCATGGAGACAGACGGCCACCGGCGTTTCTCAGGGAAGGATGAAGACGTGGATATGGACGCAGGCTCCGTCAGCAGACGCCTGCTGGTGTTCGGAGGCGGAGACAACGAGGGCAACTTCTACTCCGACCTGACGACTGTCGCCGTGGAGGATCTGCTCGCTGCTATTTAA
- the paip2b gene encoding polyadenylate-binding protein-interacting protein 2B isoform X2, with amino-acid sequence MSGPEVAKTPGGGAPGKEGKEQVANGHAGEGSDANPFAEYMWMENEEEYNRQVEEELLEQEFLERCFQEMLEEEDQDWFIPSRDLNNQGVGQLQQQLNGLSVNDHHNNLEEVARKSILNPEAKEFVPGKKY; translated from the exons ATGAGCGGTCCAGAGGTGGCCAAGACACCGGGCGGTGGCGCTCCGGGCAAGGAGGGAAAGGAGCAAGTGGCCAATGGGCACGCAGGAGAGGGCAGCGACGCCAACCCATTCGCTGAATACATGTGGATGGAGAATGAAGAAGAGTATAACAGACAG GTGGAAGAGGAGCTGTTGGAGCAGGAGTTCTTGGAGCGCTGCTTCCAGGAaatgctggaggaggaggaccaGGATTGGTTCATCCCTTCACGCGACCTTAACAACCAGGGGGTGGGgcagctccagcagcagctCAACGGCCTGTCGGTCAACGATCACCACAACAACCTGGAAGAAGTGGCG AGGAAGAGCATCTTGAATCCCGAAGCAAAGGAGTTCGTCCCGGGGAAGAAATACTAG
- the paip2b gene encoding polyadenylate-binding protein-interacting protein 2B isoform X1: MPEPAEMSGPEVAKTPGGGAPGKEGKEQVANGHAGEGSDANPFAEYMWMENEEEYNRQVEEELLEQEFLERCFQEMLEEEDQDWFIPSRDLNNQGVGQLQQQLNGLSVNDHHNNLEEVARKSILNPEAKEFVPGKKY, from the exons AGCCGGCTGAGATGAGCGGTCCAGAGGTGGCCAAGACACCGGGCGGTGGCGCTCCGGGCAAGGAGGGAAAGGAGCAAGTGGCCAATGGGCACGCAGGAGAGGGCAGCGACGCCAACCCATTCGCTGAATACATGTGGATGGAGAATGAAGAAGAGTATAACAGACAG GTGGAAGAGGAGCTGTTGGAGCAGGAGTTCTTGGAGCGCTGCTTCCAGGAaatgctggaggaggaggaccaGGATTGGTTCATCCCTTCACGCGACCTTAACAACCAGGGGGTGGGgcagctccagcagcagctCAACGGCCTGTCGGTCAACGATCACCACAACAACCTGGAAGAAGTGGCG AGGAAGAGCATCTTGAATCCCGAAGCAAAGGAGTTCGTCCCGGGGAAGAAATACTAG